The genomic window gctcataaggtcaattgagctAATgacccttgaccttatgtcactcaaCCAGAGAATAAGGCTCCGAGAGAGCTATGTAGTTGCTTTTCGCTGCTACTAGGAAAACATCGGGAAGAGTTATTTTACTACACAAGGTGTATAAAAGCAGCTACACTCCTTTGGGATTCTAGTCTTAGGGAACGCCCTGGCATATCCAAAATGGCTTTAGGGTTGTGCTTTGTACAACGGACACTTCGGGATAGAGATCTTGGATACTTATTTGGCAtgtcttaatttaatttaaacgtGTGCTTTGTACAACGGGTTAAAGGTTAATTAGAGATCTTGAACAATTTTTTGAGGTACTGATCTCATAAAACGGCCTGTATATTATCAGAACTGCTTTAAGATATCTGCTTTGTACAGAAGACATCTCTTGTTAGAGATCTTGATAAAATATCTAGTTTATGTTTCAGAGTTGTTCAGAAAGTAACCTGTCTGGAGCTCAATGTAAGCTGCAAATTCAGATTATGTCTTCTAAGTGGTAGTCATGACGATTAAAATCACGGATTCCATACACACAATTCAGTGCACTTAGGGTTAAATAATATGAAGTAAATATCATATTTAGTAACCCAAGAAGCTACAAAAGCCGTGAGCTCAACATTTGTGTGACCCAGCGTGTTCTGGGAGTATCTTGAGATATCTTGCTCTTGATCATACTCAACTTTTTAGAATAAAAATTATGCTATTATCGAGAAAGTATGGAAATCTCTTGGTCATTATGGATACAAGGCAGCCCAAAATAGAGAGCGGTTGAGAATAAGGAGTTCCAGAGTCCGTTCGTTGCACATATAGGCCCTTAGCGTGGTCTGTGAATGCTTGATCTCACTCTCAGTTGCTCGAAATCAGTTTATGATAAATATCATCTGGATACAAAGACACATCAACATCACCCACTTCCAAGCAAATTGCTTACTTCTTGTAACCTGAAAGAGCCAATCAATAGAGAACTCGGAGCTCTGAAGTTCTGTTGTGGGCTATTTATAGGCCCTGAGTATATTCTGCGAATAACTGCCCTCGCTATTGATCGCGCGGTACTATTTTAGGATGAACATTATCTTAATCGCTGAACATCACTGCATTACAGGCAACTGCTAAGCAAATCTCGTTACTTGTGATCCAAATGTGGCACACTGTAAACATTTTGGGATTCCGGAGCTATGTTAGTGATTAGCAGGGAACGGATTTTAAGGACCTAAAAAATCTCTAAAAAAGGCAAAATAAAGTAGGAAAAAGGCAGAAAAAggcacaaaaaacaaacaaagggCAATTAAAAGGCAaacaatttataaatatattttgctcatttatttttaaaaagaaaaaaattgcttTACTTAGAATTTATAacgaaaacgaaaaaacaaaaatatttagtttCATTACATGAAGTTTTGTACTTTGATTTGAATTTGATTTGAATCGAGTTTTTAAACATAAAAACTTAACTCTTTAAAGTTGTAGTAACATTGCACCACAAGATGCATCTTAAAGTTTGCGGGTAGCATTTTCATTCGATTATCGCGAAGAAATGCCTTGAAAGTACTAAAAGTACGCTCGACCTGAGCTGATACAAGTGGTGCCCAATTTAAATATGGAACCGTGCAAGCTTCCAAATTATTAGGGACTAGGGCGTTCTCCTCGCCTTTTAATATTTTATCAACCGTCCTAATTGTCTCCAAACCTACGTTGGCTGTAAAAACGGCATGGAATTTTTCCAAAACCACTTTGGAAGTGGTTCCGCGCGCTTCTGAAAGCCGCCTCTGAATATTATCTAAAATATTTAATACTTCGCCAATGGGGGCTCCTAAGAATTTATATgtaagtaaataatttttttagcaaACAATGTTTAAACAATCTGTTTTCTGAAGTCTTTCGAAACCCTTTTCTTccaaaataaatccaaaattatgtttatgtatattaaattttccAGAATAGTTGCTTTGTTCAACAATTGTTTTTCGAAAGTGACACATGCCGCGTCATCTACTAAGTGGTCAACTATTCTCTTTATAGAATCAAAGTTGTCGACATAATACACAACTGCAACTAATCACGTACCCCATCGAGTAATCACCTGCATAAAATAATACTATAATagttacaagcaataaaaaataataaatttttttgatgtaccGGGCGAGGGGTACAGTACAGGGGGGAGGTAGAGCTGGTTCCATTTCTTTTAAAATTGCCACCCTTATTGGGCTttttagaaacactttctttAAGTTTGAAACTAAGGCGTCAACATCAGAGTACCTTGTGCTTATTGATTCGCAGACCCGGTGTACACCATACGCGACGCAAGTTATGTGAATCATATTGGGGTAAAGTAGTTTTAACAACGACGCACTCTTCTTCACCTTTTCGCGTTGGAGTCCTTCTGGCCATAGGATGTGCATAGaatcgtcaaaaagtgttgcAATTGTTGACGAGTTCACCTTTTCCAACACCACCACGGTCAATAGATAACCTCGTCCGCTTTCATGCAATGGCCCAACAATAACATTGGTTACATTCCGACCAGCTTTGTCCGTAGTTTCGTCGATGGACACAAAGATGCGGATGCACGTACAGAATCTGGCAAATCGTTTTGAATAAAACAGCTGTCAAGTTAGAGTTTTAGCAAACTTCGTGGATTTGGCAATAAGTTTGGTACGCAACAGGGTGACATGAGgagtataaaattattatttgctGAAGTATTTCATGTGAATACAttgcaagataaaaatttcttaacACCAGTTTTATATACAATGCTATTTAAAATACGAGCtcttgaaaatttgaaaatagaaaaaaggcaaaaaaaggcAAACCGAAATGAGTATATCCGGGATCAGGTAAAGCTAATTCGCTGTAATTTTTAATCAAAACCACAATACCTGGTTCCACAGAAAAAAAGGCAATTTCCATAGAATCCGTTCCCTGGTGATTATATAGGCATTGACTGTGGTATGAGAATTCATAAAACTCGCTTGATCTGAATGTTTATTTGGGTACTCAAAAAAGCTGCCTTTAAAGAATACGAAGTTCTGGTGTCAAATTTTTGGGTATAGAGGTTTGTGTGGTCTGCTAATGCCTGATCTGCTAACGATCGGCCATCTGTCAAAGGAATCTCTTTTGTGTGCATGTCACTTTCAATCTATTAAAGGATACAAATATACACCTAGAATGTCGTATGAGAATGTTATAACTTGCTCTCTATAGCCGCgaactattttaaaataaatattatcaGAGTACCGGAGCTTGGCAATACCAAGACAACAATCAAGCGAATGTGGTACTTTTAAGCCAGATGTTAGAAATTGTAAGCAGCTCAGAAATTCTACAGTGCAGATGGTATATGTTGCATAGTAGCAATACTCTTCTGCCCTTATATTGGTGGTAGACTTGAGATTAATTAGTTCAATAAGCTGATTTTAGCTCCGGTCATTGGGCTTAATCCAACTCAACATACCGCAATGCTCCTTCTTCATAAACACGCTGCAGCTGCATGGGTTAATATGAGGTAGAACAGCTGGTCACATCTGCTTAACTTTGCAATATTTGTCTGTACTTGGCATGGTATCTCGAGCTCAGCTTCCTCGAAGTTACAAACTAGTTAGTCGACGTGAGGGTTATTTATACAGCTCTAAAAGATTGataaaattttctgaaattttttttctttctttgataaagtttctaaattttcgaCAGTTTTTGATGCTGGTTTAACCCATTATCGCCCTTTTAAGCCAGTTGAAATTGCTTGTAATTCACAATATTGTAGAGAGTAACTGGAATAACTTCCATAACTTCAATGACAACCAATTAGCGCAGATCATTATGGTGTTCTTAAAATAGTAAGGGTTAGATATATTTCTCTTCAAATTTTGTATTGCCATATTTTATAGTATAAGAAATTTAATCACCTATAGCTTTTACAATAACATACGACATACTTTTCTAATGATCTTCAAGTGATCGTGACTCACTATCTCATTCAATTTAGGATCGCGGACACTGACCAGACAACccatttcttttcatttactctttCATATTGCAGCATAAACACAAAATCATCATAGAATTCCACTTACTTAACCTCTCAGCACAATAAACTTGTTTGACGATCGCAAACAATACCAAAGGCTAGAGATCTTGAAAGTCCAACATTAAGCGATCTATGAACAGAGCGCACATAttctttcaattatttttcatttaaagGAGAAAAGTAGTAGAGTTTACTTGTGGCTTACTACACCTGTGcaacgaaatagaaaaaaaatttcaacaaaaacaaGTAGTTAATAATGTTATTAGAGCAAACATGATTGGCGCATTACAAATTGCGTTTATGTGATCGATGCAATGAAAAAAAAGACGTAGAGCTTGCTGAACTCAATGCAACAAACGCATACTACTTCTAGGTCAATGTTAGCTATGgtagaacaaaacaaaaaaaaagaattttattaaattatgtcTAAGAAAATTGCAAGAATTATTTTAAATGCAGAAATTGTATTAAACTGCGAATAAGATTGTGTTGTTTAGTGTACACAAAGTTGTGTAACTTTTTGATTGATTCCTCAGGTTTATATCTGCACTTTtataaatttactagctttacccggcgtacgttgtaacgcacgagatcgaatgaatgttgcgttattttttctatttcgtttgttgataatttagtttattgttctgtaaattgaattgaattttgtacgcatatttggtgaaattttcgtttaaaacattttattattgtatcttattgtaatgctggtgggtacacaatattttcgatcttttcgttcggtgcaaagataaagtAATtctttggcgttccaactctagagcaagcaacatatagctggccatgggaaaagcacggccTCTCTATATTTAATCctgtaagcgattgtccttgtgacTTGTTCATTGTAATAGCAAAAGCAAgccgtacaggaaactgtaagtgCTTAAAATCGAATggaaaatctgtaggaatcattgggatacgtggtatgagcacatctttacttttgcttttaccgctgaggattgttgcttcgattacattcggcaataatttcttaacgcaaagtctggttccattgcacaattcgatcgatttatatttcgtcgctTTACcaagaatttggttttgaatgcgatcattgattttgttaacatgatcattttttgggagctaagattgctcgttcgcatagccaaaaaaaattttaaatttaaaattcttaattctgaaatatcaaaacccttcgtcttgatcgaaggaacctatagccaaaattttgtgatgattgaagcgtgagaaatacgtttccatagggaacacacacacagaatttgatttttatagaaatgtagatagactgaagctaaaaatttttttttaacggcggaagattactaaactttcaaaaggaataacagccaaactaaaCAATGCAGTCagactttaggtgttaaaataacctaagtttgcacggcagccatagttttgaagaattccatttgtagggaaggtgccacgccccttttttctcaaattcatattttactggaggtgttaggacataacgtcatatagctccttaccaattttcattatcctaccattactacatccagagatatgcagtatgatacaTACCATTTGTGTGGGAGGTGCAACGCCCccattttcccaattccacattttcatagtggtgttagggattgaccccatataactccttactgaatttcaatgttctagcatgtataccttcagagttatgcagtaccaaaaattccatttgtatggaaggtgccacgccccttttatatatcgaaattatttttagcctaaaaccttcgtgtcgATCGATGGAaactatagccaaaatttggtgatgaatGAAGTGAGGGAAATACGTTTctatagcgaacacacacacacacagaatttgatttttatagaaatgtagatagactgaagttaacaagtGTTTTTAAcgacggcagattactaaacgtccaagaggaataacagccaaactcaacaatgcagtcaaagtTTAGttattaaaataacctaagtttgtacggcagccatagttctgaaaaatcccatttgtagggaagttaCCACGCCCTTTTTTCCCGATTCCACATTTTAATGGAGGTGttgggacttaacgtcatatagctccttaccatttTTCATTgttctaccattactacatccagagatatgcagtatgatatattccatttgtatgggaggtgccacgccccctttttccaaattccgcattttcttggtggtgttagggattgacctcatataactccctACTGAGTTTCattgttctggcatgtataccttcaaagttatgcagtaccaaagattttatttgtatgggaggtgccacgccccttttatatatcgaaattattttaatCCTAAAATCTTCGTGTCGATCGatggaacctatagccaaaatttggtgatgattgaagtgtgggaaatacgtttccagagcgaacacacacacacacacacagaatttgatttttatatatattgactAGCATATCTGGCAGACGTTTTTTACCAGAAAAACTGTTCTTCTTCCCATCGTACCATTCTCTTCCACCCTCTCTTTATTTACCCTTCATTTCATGCTCCTATTCCTGACCTTTTCGCTTTCCCTCCCAGTTACAGTATCAATACTACTTCCACTTTAGCTCCGAGTCCCACTTACACTACCACTACCACCACCATTACCAGTACCACCACAactaccactaccactaccaATACCACTATCACTACCACTACCACTGTCACTACGTCTACCATACCACTACAACTATAACTCCCACTCACTCAAATACTCCCACTCCCACTACTACGGCCTACACACACTTTTACTCATGTTCGTACTCCTACTCTCACACCcactgctactcctactcccactcgcACTCCCATTCCCTCTCTCACTACCGCTACCACTCTTAGTCCAACAatcactcctactcccactccactTCTGCTCCCACTCCAACACTCTGCCCAACTATTTATAGCTAACtctttttctttaatttctcCTATTTTTAATCCGCAGAAAAACGCAACTTCCTCTACAAAGCCATTATGGCCGGTGGCATTAACCGTGATGATCCCGATAATCCAATCGATAATAAAGATCACATGTTCATGGCCTTCTTCAAAGATTATCTAGCAGCTGTGATCAATAATAAGTggtgtaaaatatttattatactcatcTTCGCAACATATTTAGCTGGCGCTTGCTATGGAGTTACACAAATCAAAGAAGGCTTGGAACGGCGTAAATTATCAAAGGCGGACTCATATTCAGTGGAGTTTTTTGATCGTGAGGATGAGTATTATCGCGAATTTCCATATCGAATGCAGGTAAGAGAGACGTGCActctttattttctttaattttctttcAATGTTATCTTACTCTCACATACAGGTCATCATAACAGGCGATCTAAACTATTCCGATCCCATGGTACAAGATCAAATTGAAGAACTAACGCGCACACTTGAGAATACTTCATATGTTACCTCATCACTCTATACCGAATCATGGATACGTTCTTTTCGTTCGTTTGTTGATCGGAACAATGATTATTTGAATATCTCAATTGATGATGAGCAATCTTTTATTGATGCTGTGAAAGAACATTGGCTATTCCCTGGTAATCCCTTCTCACTCGATGTTAAATTTAATGAGAATGAGACGCGCATTATTGCTTCACGTTTTCTCATACAAGCTGTAAATATCACCGATACAAATCATGAAAAGGAAATGGTACGCGATTTGCGTAAGATTTGCAAAGAGTCACCGCTGAATGCCTCAATATTTCATCCTTACTTTGTGTTCTTCGATCAATTCGAGCTGGTGCGTCCGACTTCGTTGCAATCGATGATCGTTGGCGCGATTATTATGATGATCATCTCTTTCATATTCATACCGAATATTCTATGCTCGCTGTGGGTCGCATTTTCGATCATATCAATTGAGTTGGGCGTAGCTGGTTATATGGCTCTGTGGGATGTGAATCTGGATTCTATATCTATGATTAATCTTATTATGTGTATTGGCTTCTCGGTGGACTTCACTGCGCATATTTGCTACACTTATATGTCATCGAAGAAACGTAGTCCAAAAGCGCGCGTACGTGAGGCGCTACACTCGCTTGGTCTGCCAATTTTACAGGGTTCAAGCTCTACAATACTTGGCATAATCGCTTTACTGCTCGCACAATCATATATTTTTCTCGTTTTCTTCAAAATGGTTTTCCTGGTGATATTCTTTGGTGCGATGCATGGTCTCTTCTTACTACCAGTGCTTTTGTCACTCTTCGGTCCGGGCTCATGGCAAACTTGGTCTGGCACTGATTTGGGTGATGACAATGATGAGATCTCTGATATAGAAAGTCCAATGAAATTGTCCAGTATGGATAAGTTGAACTCATACTACTTACAACAGCACACCCCTTTAGGGCTAGTCGCACCTTATGGCAAAGGTAAAGGCTTTCTCGGTGCACCCTACAAAGCTTACGGCGACGAAAAAGATTTAGGTATCGGCACATCGGGTGAAGATTCATCTGAGTCCAGTTCAAGTCGTTCACAGCGTCGTCAAGCATTAGAAGATGAGCACACACGACGCCGCTACGAAGAGGGTTGGCGTCGCTCATCTTATACAAATCTCTACACCAACTCACCATCAGAATTTCAACCACACAATGAACTCTATACTGGACCACAAGTGACGGCACAAGAGTGGCGCGTACGTCTTGACGATGAGCAGAAAGTGTCACGTAAGCTAAGCAGTTTGGGCTTGAGAGCATATGATAATTACGCTGCAGATTTCATGCATATGCAACGGCGTCAATCAGCGCACGGTGATGATGTGATCGATATGCCAGTAGTGACGCGCGCTGCTGCTGCTTCTGCGGTTTGCTATACTCCACCCTCTTCGTTAGATGAACGTTCTCGTCGCAAATATCGTTCGGCAGTATTACATAGCGCCGCTAGTGGGGATGAGAGTAATTACCATCAAAAGTTTAGCGCTGCGCCATCGAATGCCGCTGCGAAACGTTATCATCGCCGCCGCTCTTCAGAAGACTCAACACGCCATTACCAACGTTGGCCGCCATCAAATATTGAAGAACGATGTGCACGTCGTTATGCCATCAATGCACGTGATGATGCTACAGCTTACGTGCCGTCGCATATAAATTATTCCAACAATGCCGCCAACTCAAAGGCCTACCGCCCACATCCGCCAGTACGCTCTTCGTCacatcataatttattttatcCAAATGGTATACAACATCCGCCGACTTATCAATTTGGCGGTTACTATTACAAATGATAAAGTTGTGATTGAAGGAGAGCCTGCGATAATACGTGAAGAAAATTAACTATGCATTTGCTGAGATGTTTCTGCAATCGCGTGAAAACAACGCAGTTATAGCGCGAGAGAAAATGCGAAAAAGCGAAAATATCGCCAAAGCTGTGGACAGCATGAATGCAAACGCATACA from Eurosta solidaginis isolate ZX-2024a chromosome 3, ASM4086904v1, whole genome shotgun sequence includes these protein-coding regions:
- the Ptr gene encoding patched domain-containing protein 3 isoform X1 → MRCGCIYWVDKMLNTSFYHLGVLIAKHPGYFFIIPVLLTMLCMTGYQQLKYQIDPEYLFSPINGEGKAERAIVEKYFKVNYTHRFNVGRITRPGRFGRVIVIPKDGNDNMIRREIFQELRHLDDLIQNATVEYEGETFTYKDTCARWENECFSNDILNLDFIMDDIESGELNLTFPIMFNPVTWDAHAFPVFFGGTKLTEDNIIVSVPAIQLVYFVTADTKRQDAKGAEWEETFLKVVGKAQNTGVFTHISVSYFASRTLDHELEKNTRTVVPYFGSTFALMALFSVITCMMGDAVRSKPFLGLLGNISAIMATCAAFGLAMYCGIEFIGINLAAPFLMIGIGIDDTFVMLAAWRRTPVKMPVPERMGHMMSEAAVSITITSLTDLFSFWIGIISPFRSVQIFCTYSVFAVVFTFVWHITFFAACMAISGYRERHNLHAIFGCKVQAMSVAIKEKRNFLYKAIMAGGINRDDPDNPIDNKDHMFMAFFKDYLAAVINNKWCKIFIILIFATYLAGACYGVTQIKEGLERRKLSKADSYSVEFFDREDEYYREFPYRMQVIITGDLNYSDPMVQDQIEELTRTLENTSYVTSSLYTESWIRSFRSFVDRNNDYLNISIDDEQSFIDAVKEHWLFPGNPFSLDVKFNENETRIIASRFLIQAVNITDTNHEKEMVRDLRKICKESPLNASIFHPYFVFFDQFELVRPTSLQSMIVGAIIMMIISFIFIPNILCSLWVAFSIISIELGVAGYMALWDVNLDSISMINLIMCIGFSVDFTAHICYTYMSSKKRSPKARVREALHSLGLPILQGSSSTILGIIALLLAQSYIFLVFFKMVFLVIFFGAMHGLFLLPVLLSLFGPGSWQTWSGTDLGDDNDEISDIESPMKLSSMDKLNSYYLQQHTPLGLVAPYGKGKGFLGAPYKAYGDEKDLGIGTSGEDSSESSSSRSQRRQALEDEHTRRRYEEGWRRSSYTNLYTNSPSEFQPHNELYTGPQVTAQEWRVRLDDEQKVSRKLSSLGLRAYDNYAADFMHMQRRQSAHGDDVIDMPVVTRAAAASAVCYTPPSSLDERSRRKYRSAVLHSAASGDESNYHQKFSAAPSNAAAKRYHRRRSSEDSTRHYQRWPPSNIEERCARRYAINARDDATAYVPSHINYSNNAANSKAYRPHPPVRSSSHHNLFYPNGIQHPPTYQFGGYYYK